The Apium graveolens cultivar Ventura chromosome 6, ASM990537v1, whole genome shotgun sequence genome contains a region encoding:
- the LOC141668945 gene encoding large ribosomal subunit protein eL28y-like — protein sequence MTTVPGQLIWEIVKRNNCFLVKEFGNGNAGVQFSKEPNNLFNLNSYKYSGLANKKTVTIQPAGKDQGVLLATSKTKKQSKPASLLNKSIMKKEFHRMAKAVSNQVADNYYRPDLKKASLARLSAVNRSLKVAKSGVKKKNRQA from the exons ATGACAACTGTACCGGGACAATTGATATGGGAGATCGTGAAGCGGAACAATTGTTTCCTGGTGAAAGAGTTTGGTAATGGAAATGCTGGCGTTCAATTCAGCAAAGAGCCTAACAATCTCTTCAATCTCAACTCTTATAAATACTCTG GGCTAGCCAACAAGAAAACTGTTACCATTCAGCCAGCTGGTAAAGATCAGGGTGTGCTGCTTGCTACATCAAAGACCAAGAAACAGAGTAAGCCAGCAAGTTTGCTTAACAAGTCTatcatgaagaaggaattccacCGTATGGCAAAGGCAGTTTCTAATCAG GTTGCTGACAACTACTATAGGCCAGATCTGAAGAAGGCATCACTCGCAAGGTTGAGTGCTGTGAACAGAAGCCTCAAGGTTGCCAAATCTGGTGTCAAGAAAAAGAACAGACAGGCTTAG
- the LOC141667722 gene encoding jacalin-related lectin 19-like → MMDAGGNDHSNSRKKIRFVAGPWGGSGGASWDDGVHSGVREIILVYDNSIDSIRVIYDKHGKLVAGEKHGGVGGNKTAEIKLQLPDEYLVGMSGHCSPVMNSGTPVICSITFRSNKRTFGPYGVESGTPFSFSSDGGEKIVGFKGRSGWFLDEIGLYLSPAKRPSGLYYRVQQTLKKLVY, encoded by the exons ATGATG GATGCTGGTGGGAATGATCACAGTAATAGTAGAAAGAAGATAAGATTTGTAGCTGGACCCTGGGGAGGCAGTGGCGGTGCAAGCTGGGATGATGGAGTTCATAGCGGAGTCAGAGAAATCATACTTGTATACGATAATTCCATAGATTCTATTCGTGTGATTTATGACAAACACGGCAAGCTTGTTGCTGGAGAAAAACATGGAGGAGTTGGAGGCAATAAGACGGCTGAG ATTAAGCTGCAACTTCCTGATGAGTACTTGGTGGGAATGAGTGGACACTGCAGTCCAGTGATGAACAGTGGAACTCCGGTGATTTGCAGCATCACATTTAGGAGCAACAAGCGAACATTTGGACCATACGGAGTTGAATCAGGGACTCCGTTTTCATTCTCATCAGATGGAGGAGAAAAAATTGTTGGTTTCAAGGGAAGGAGTGGCTGGTTTTTAGATGAAATAGGATTGTATCTGTCCCCTGCTAAAAGACCATCAGGCCTCTATTACAGGGTTCAGCAGACTCTTAAAAAACTTGTTTACTAG